The sequence AGATTCGTGCCGACTACGGAAAAGTTGGCCGTGGATTGATTCGAAACCGTCGCCAGCAGACCGCCGGTGCTGAACAGTTCCGTCCTGGCAATGTTGGTGGTGTTGGCAGTGACGGTGAATTGCAGCGTCGCTCCGACGGCGATGTTGCTGCCACCGGGAAGACTCATGAACGTGGCAGCAAGCGGCATGTTTTGGACACGGACGGTTTGCGTGATGCGTTTTTGCGTGCGCACATGGCTGCCTTCGTAAACGACGGCGGTGAGTTCGTGATACCCGTCGGCCAGCGGGGTGGTGTTGAGCGGAAAGCTGAGGGAGAGATTCGTCACCCCAGCGGAGATGTAGAAATGATTGCGCGGTTGAAGATCAGAAAGATTCTCGTCGAGTGTTTGTGGCCCGGCGGGCGTGATAAGGAAGGTGCCGGTGAGAGTCGCCTGAATTTGCGACGCGGCATATCCTATCCCGCGCGCGCGCAGATTAAAGTCCGCGCTGCCGGCGATACCGTCGGTCACGTCCTCGGCAGCGAGGCCATCGTCGCCCTGAAGTTGGGGCGTGGCATTGATGGCATTCGCGAGTTGCTGGACAAAGCCGGAGATGGCTCCGCTGCCCGAATTGTTCGTCACGGTTACGGTGACCGATGCGCCATTCGTTTTGGTCACGTCAAGCTGGAGCACGTCGCCCAGCACCAGCGTGCCGGCCACATTGAAACTGCGAATGCCCCACGCAATCGAATCAAGAAAGTTGCTGCGGCTGGCCGCGACATACGTCGTCAGCACCGACGCACTTCCAACGGAATTGCTGACGGCAATCGGAATCTGGTTGCCCACTTTATTGGGATCGAAGGATTGCAGTTCGATGCGATCGCCGTGCAGAAAAGCCTGGACCTTGGTGGCGTTCTGATTCAACGGAGAATTCAAAACTCCGGCCAGACCCGAAGCGACAGATTTGATGGTTTCGCTTGCTTGCACCGTGTAATTCATCGGCGGTCGTCCGGGTAGGGTTACGGACAGAACGTTGCCCTGACGCGGCAGGATGTTGGTGAGCGTTTGCCTGAACACGCCATCAAGGAACAGATCGACTTGCTGAAGCGGGTGTTGCGCGTCGCTGACGGCGAATTGAAGGGAAAGATTTGTGGTGCCGGTGAGAAGGGCATTGATTGGCAGATTGATCCACATTCCACAGGCCGGCTGTGCGAACGGCGCGGCGAGCGGTTCGCCGACGATGAGACCTTGATATGGATTGGTCAGACTTTGGTAGTAACATTCCGCCAGACTGAAACCGCGTGCCTGGTAGAAATAATTCTGGGGCGAAGGAAATTTTTGCAGGTAGTTGCACGGCTCCACGACCGTTCCGTAGCCGGCGGTCGCACCCGCGTACAGAAACTTCAGGATGGTGGTCTGATCGTTCGGTTCAAGAATAATTCCGCCGAACGAAGTGAGGCTGTCGGCCATGGCACCCGGTATAAACGCGTTGGGGGAAATATTGAATTGATAGAGTCCGTTTTGATAACCGAGCAAATTGGTCTGGCCAAGAGGTGAGTCGGAAATGATTCGTTGCGTGGAATAATTGCCGCGGAGCCGGGTATTGAACACGGCATTGTCGAAAGTTGAGTATCGGACATTGCGCGCCGGGTCGCTGCTCTTGGCGAGCAGGACGGTTTGGGTGGGAAAAGTGGCGTCGCTGGCAAGACCGCGGTCGATAATGAGTCTGGCTTGCGCGAGGTTGCTGGCGGTGATCATCGTGACGAGGTAAGTGTTGGTGTCGCTGCCCGGTGCGACGTTGCGGAAAAGGTCTTCGCTGCCAGCGTAAGCATTCGAGCTGTTGTCAGGCAAAGAGCAGGAATCGGGTGTGTTGGGTGGCGGTGTGGTGTCGGCCTTGAAGCCGTAGAAGAGAGCCGACGTGGTGCTGTTGAGGCCGTTGGTGTCTGCGACGCGATACGGGATGTCCATTGAAAGCA is a genomic window of Verrucomicrobiota bacterium containing:
- a CDS encoding TIGR03790 family protein — translated: MKTEPNTIAGFGCKENSPWRTATGPRLSLYEFAFQDEDGPVKQLVIFLLTTLSVVSLPSSLWAAGSGLNVALVVNQTSTNSVQLGNYYAEQRQLPPQNIVRINWTGGNAIWTRGQFETNLATPLRNTLTARGLTNQIDFVLLSMDIPYRVADTNGLNSTTSALFYGFKADTTPPPNTPDSCSLPDNSSNAYAGSEDLFRNVAPGSDTNTYLVTMITASNLAQARLIIDRGLASDATFPTQTVLLAKSSDPARNVRYSTFDNAVFNTRLRGNYSTQRIISDSPLGQTNLLGYQNGLYQFNISPNAFIPGAMADSLTSFGGIILEPNDQTTILKFLYAGATAGYGTVVEPCNYLQKFPSPQNYFYQARGFSLAECYYQSLTNPYQGLIVGEPLAAPFAQPACGMWINLPINALLTGTTNLSLQFAVSDAQHPLQQVDLFLDGVFRQTLTNILPRQGNVLSVTLPGRPPMNYTVQASETIKSVASGLAGVLNSPLNQNATKVQAFLHGDRIELQSFDPNKVGNQIPIAVSNSVGSASVLTTYVAASRSNFLDSIAWGIRSFNVAGTLVLGDVLQLDVTKTNGASVTVTVTNNSGSGAISGFVQQLANAINATPQLQGDDGLAAEDVTDGIAGSADFNLRARGIGYAASQIQATLTGTFLITPAGPQTLDENLSDLQPRNHFYISAGVTNLSLSFPLNTTPLADGYHELTAVVYEGSHVRTQKRITQTVRVQNMPLAATFMSLPGGSNIAVGATLQFTVTANTTNIARTELFSTGGLLATVSNQSTANFSVVGTNLDLGLHPFYALVTANDGKQYRTETKFIRLVVGDSSFPIQLTGPSPFLLSWPAIAGHSYDVLSANNITNTFQLRDTIVPTNVGTYQWIETNPNSPQRFYRVRVSP